Proteins encoded together in one Terriglobia bacterium window:
- a CDS encoding alpha/beta fold hydrolase: MARFVLIHGAFTGAWIWRPLMDRLKSAGHSVEAFDLPGCGDDQTPVSGVTLDACAARLCEVLGGSSEPAIVAGNSMGGIIATQGAARCPDRVAALVYVTAFAPKDGQSLLDLTRLPEGTGDQVQANVVIEGEPPVAIMPAGASRQALYGFCTEDVATWAIERQRPQPVAPFATPVSIRPGALDSINRYYVVCTQDRAISPALQRRMIAENPCADVVELDTDHTPHLSMPDELAKALNRFAAHV; the protein is encoded by the coding sequence ATGGCAAGATTTGTCCTTATACATGGCGCGTTCACCGGGGCATGGATCTGGCGGCCGCTGATGGACCGTTTGAAGAGCGCCGGACATTCCGTGGAAGCGTTCGACCTGCCCGGCTGTGGTGACGACCAAACGCCCGTAAGCGGTGTCACTTTGGATGCGTGCGCTGCCCGGCTGTGTGAAGTGCTGGGCGGCAGTTCCGAACCGGCGATCGTCGCCGGCAACAGTATGGGCGGCATCATTGCAACGCAAGGGGCGGCGCGATGTCCGGACCGTGTCGCGGCGCTCGTGTACGTGACGGCGTTCGCGCCGAAAGACGGTCAGAGTCTACTCGACTTGACCCGGCTGCCGGAGGGAACGGGCGATCAGGTCCAGGCCAATGTCGTTATAGAAGGAGAACCACCGGTTGCGATCATGCCGGCCGGGGCGTCGCGTCAGGCGTTGTACGGCTTCTGCACAGAGGATGTGGCCACATGGGCCATCGAACGGCAGCGCCCGCAACCGGTCGCGCCATTCGCGACGCCGGTGTCCATCCGTCCCGGGGCTCTCGACAGCATTAACCGGTATTACGTCGTATGCACACAAGATCGAGCCATCTCACCGGCCTTGCAGCGGCGCATGATCGCCGAAAACCCGTGCGCGGACGTCGTCGAACTCGACACCGATCACACGCCTCACCTATCGATGCCAGACGAATTGGCCAAGGCGCTCAATCGATTCGCGGCGCACGTGTAG
- a CDS encoding PQQ-binding-like beta-propeller repeat protein, giving the protein MYRNVLRVLTLLMLSLAVAAGLTLGQRRGAAPAANNADWPTFGGDNTRTNANMAPTQITAANVGSMVRQQVTVSAPIDAGLIYLRGVQVNGASHDVFFGTTNLGHTVAIDAKEAKVLWEFGPPGFDETAAMNPQRGADNPFGAKEITNSSPVADANRQFIYAASSDGNVTKISIANGKAVWSTAVTKLPKIEKMDSPLSFVNGHVLAPTAGYVGDAGTYQGHVVMMNAQTGAIEHVWNSLCSDRTELMDPATCSHVQSAIWGRAGIVVDPATGNLLFATGNGDYDGKTNWGDALIMLDPTATKMLGNWTTTNNADLQKRDLDMGSTSPVLLGDGYIAQGGKDGTIRLLTMDIIKGTTGHQGGELQVVPTPGSAQLLSASATAKINGTTYLFAAQGGRGGGGTTAWTFGRDHMLKEAWKNPTPGNTPFYTGGLLFTYNAQAGGVQVFNAETGAAVATLQSGAGHWNSLIVVDNRIALPEGAISGFGGGGGRGRGRGAAPPPATPPAPAAPATPPAGIVNIWHLS; this is encoded by the coding sequence ATGTATAGAAATGTCTTGCGTGTGCTCACACTATTGATGCTGAGCCTGGCAGTTGCCGCCGGACTGACGTTGGGGCAACGCCGAGGGGCGGCGCCTGCCGCAAATAATGCGGATTGGCCGACCTTCGGCGGCGATAACACACGCACGAACGCCAACATGGCGCCGACGCAAATCACGGCAGCGAATGTCGGATCGATGGTGCGCCAGCAGGTCACCGTCTCCGCGCCGATCGACGCAGGACTCATTTATCTTCGCGGCGTTCAGGTCAACGGCGCATCCCACGACGTCTTTTTCGGGACGACAAACCTCGGTCACACGGTTGCGATCGATGCGAAAGAGGCCAAAGTGCTGTGGGAATTCGGCCCTCCGGGTTTCGATGAAACTGCCGCCATGAATCCGCAGCGCGGCGCCGACAATCCTTTCGGCGCGAAAGAGATCACAAACTCGTCACCGGTAGCCGACGCCAACCGGCAATTCATTTATGCCGCATCCTCCGACGGAAATGTCACCAAGATCTCGATCGCAAACGGAAAGGCCGTCTGGAGTACGGCCGTCACCAAACTTCCGAAAATCGAGAAAATGGATTCGCCATTGTCCTTCGTCAACGGACATGTGCTCGCGCCGACCGCCGGCTATGTGGGCGACGCCGGAACCTACCAGGGACATGTCGTCATGATGAACGCGCAGACCGGCGCCATCGAGCACGTCTGGAACTCCCTCTGCAGCGACCGCACGGAATTAATGGATCCGGCGACCTGTTCACATGTGCAGTCGGCCATCTGGGGACGCGCCGGCATCGTGGTCGACCCGGCCACCGGCAACCTTCTGTTCGCCACCGGCAACGGCGATTATGACGGCAAGACGAACTGGGGCGATGCGCTGATTATGCTGGACCCGACCGCAACCAAGATGCTCGGCAACTGGACCACGACGAACAATGCGGATTTGCAAAAACGCGATCTCGACATGGGCTCCACCTCTCCTGTCCTCCTCGGAGACGGCTACATCGCACAGGGCGGCAAGGACGGCACGATCCGCCTCCTGACGATGGACATTATTAAAGGAACCACAGGACATCAGGGCGGAGAGCTTCAAGTGGTACCGACGCCGGGCAGCGCGCAGCTTCTTTCGGCTTCGGCCACTGCAAAGATCAATGGCACCACCTACCTGTTTGCCGCCCAGGGCGGACGTGGCGGCGGCGGCACCACGGCGTGGACTTTCGGAAGGGATCACATGCTGAAGGAAGCCTGGAAAAACCCAACGCCGGGCAACACGCCGTTCTACACAGGAGGATTGCTGTTCACCTATAACGCCCAGGCCGGCGGCGTGCAGGTCTTCAACGCCGAGACCGGTGCAGCGGTTGCAACGCTTCAATCGGGCGCAGGTCACTGGAACAGCCTCATCGTCGTGGACAACCGCATCGCGCTTCCCGAAGGAGCCATCAGCGGATTCGGCGGAGGAGGCGGCCGCGGACGTGGACGCGGAGCCGCTCCGCCGCCCGCAACTCCGCCGGCTCCCGCCGCTCCGGCGACGCCACCGGCGGGTATTGTTAATATCTGGCATCTGTCCTGA